A window of the Brassica napus cultivar Da-Ae chromosome C5, Da-Ae, whole genome shotgun sequence genome harbors these coding sequences:
- the LOC106374525 gene encoding bifunctional dethiobiotin synthetase/7,8-diamino-pelargonic acid aminotransferase, mitochondrial-like — protein MLVLAGGHRGQILLSRRLQAELAREMTYTAARFGHVMFPENVYEPALKCAELLIDGVGKGWASRVYFSDNGSTAIEIALKMAFRKFCVDHETLLEFSEGRDEKKHITIKVLALRGSYHGDTLGAMEAQAPSPYTGFLQQPWYTGKGLFLDPPTDILFNGAWNLSLPEFFAEIAPEEYGTFSTRDEIFDKSRDTSTLATTYLAYVSKQLQEYSGNTQSAHVGALIIEPVIHGAGGMHMVDPLFQRVLVNECRNRKIPVIFDEVFTGFWRLGVETPAELLGCKPDIACYAKLMTGGMIPLAVTLATDALFDSFSGDPKLQALLHGHSYSAHAMGCATAAKAIEWFKDPETNHNIIPQGGILRELWDEELVQQISCHSAVQRVVVIGTLFALELKVDASNSRYASSYAKSLLQMLREDGIFMRPLGNVVYLMCGPCTSPEICRELLSKLYIRFGEFNRA, from the exons ATGCTTGTGCTAGCTGGTGGACACAGGGGCCAGATCCTGCTTTCCAG GCGGTTGCAGGCTGAGCTAGCTAGAGAAATGACTTACACTGCTGCTAGGTTCGGGCATGTTATGTTCCCTGAGAATGTATATGAACCTGCCTTGAAATGTGCTGAGCTCTTGATAGATGGAGTGGGAAAAG GCTGGGCTTCTCGAGTGTACTTCTCAGATAATGGATCCACAGCTATCGAAATTGCCTTGAAGATGGCGTTTCGTAAGTTTTGTGTTGATCATGAGACCCTATTGGAATTTTCTGAGGGTAGAGATGAGAAAAAACATATTA CAATAAAA GTCCTAGCTCTTAGGGGGTCTTACCATGGGGATACTTTAGGAGCAATGGAAGCACAAGCACCATCACCTTACACAGGCTTCCTCCAGCAGCCGTG GTATACTGGAAAAGGTCTGTTTCTGGATCCTCCTACTGATATCCTCTTCAATGGAGCTTGGAATCTCTCTCTCCCTGAATTTTTTGCTGAAATAGCCCCAGAAGAATATGGAA CCTTCAGCACTCGTGATGAGATTTTCGACAAGAGTAGAGACACATCAACTCTTGCAACAACCTATTTGGCCTATGTATCAAAACAGCTACAAGAGTATTCTGGAAATACACAATCCGCCCATGTTGGAGCACTAATAATAGAACCAG TGATCCATGGTGCTGGGGGAATGCACATGGTTGATCCTCTCTTCCAACGAGTTCTGGTCAACGAGTGCAGGAACAGAAAAATTCCAGTAATTTTCGATGAAGTGTTCACAGGTTTCTGGCGTCTTGGAGTAGag ACTCCTGCCGAACTTCTCGGTTGCAAACCGGACATAGCTTGCTACGCCAAACTGATGACTGGTGGAATGATTCCTTTGGCTGTAACTCTTGCCACAGATgctttgtttgattcattttctgGAGATCCAAAG CTTCAAGCACTGCTTCATGGTCACTCATACTCAGCTCATGCTATGGGATGCGCAACAGCCGCCAAAGCCATCGAATGGTTCAAAGATCCAGAGACTAACCATAACATCATCCCACAAGGAGGAATCTTAAGAGAG CTGTGGGATGAAGAACTGGTGCAGCAAATATCATGTCACAGTGCGGTTCAAAGGGTGGTTGTAATAGGAACCCTTTTCGCTCTAGAACTTAAAGTAGATGCTTCCAACTCCAG GTATGCTTCGTCGTACGCAAAGTCTCTTTTACAGATGCTCAGGGAAGATGGAATCTTCATGCGGCCTCTAGGAAACGTCGTGTACCTCATGTGTGGCCCTTGCACGTCTCCTGAAATTTGCCGGGAATTGCTGTCTAAGCTCTACATAAGGTTTGGAGAATTTAATAGGGCATAG
- the LOC125587758 gene encoding ABC transporter G family member 15-like: protein MELEGSSSCPRPLPSKAEMSRGAYLAWEDLTVVIPNFSDGPTRRLLQRLNGYAEPGRIMAIMGPSGSGKSTLLDSLAGRLARNVIMTGNLLLNGKKARLDYGLVAYVTQEDILLGTLTVRETITYSARLRLSSDMSNEEVSDIVEGTIMELGLQDCADRAIGNWHARGVSGGERKRVSIALEILTRPQILFLDEPTSGLDSASAFFVIQTLRNIARDGRTVISSIHQPSSEVFALFDDLFLLSSGESVYFGEAKSAVEFFAESGFPCPKKRNPSDHFLRCINSDFDTVTATLKGSQRIQDTPATSDPLLNLATPVIRARLVENYRRSKYAKSAKSRIQELSNIDGNEMEVRRGSEASWWKQLRTLTARSFINMCRDVGYYWTRIVSYIVVSISVGTIFYDVGYSYTSILARVSCGGFITGFMTFMSIGGFPSFLEEMKVFYKERMSGYYGVSVYILSNYISSFPFLVSLSVITGTITYNLVKFRPGFSHYAFFCLNIFFSVSVIESLMMVVASLVPNFLMGLVTGAGLIGIIMMTSGFFRLLPDLPKIFWRYPVSYISYGSWAIQGGYKNDFLGLEFEPLFPGEPKMTGEEVINKIFRVKVTHSKWWDLAAVVGILVCYRLLFFVVLKLKERAGPALKAIQAKRTMRNLDRRPSFKRMPSLSLSLSSMSSRRHQPFRSLSSQEGLNSPAHY from the exons ATGGAACTAGAGGGCTCGAGTAGTTGCCCGAGGCCGCTACCGTCAAAGGCGGAGATGAGCCGTGGAGCGTATTTGGCATGGGAAGACTTAACGGTGGTTATACCCAACTTCAGTGATGGTCCGACCCGAAGGTTGCTACAGAGGCTAAACGGGTATGCTGAACCAGGTCGGATCATGGCTATAATGGGTCCTTCTGGATCCGGAAAGTCCACTCTTCTTGACTCTCTTGCAG GTAGACTCGCAAGAAACGTGATCATGACCGGTAATCTTCTATTGAACGGCAAGAAAGCCAGACTAGACTATGGTCTCGTA gcATATGTAACACAAGAGGACATATTGCTCGGAACACTAACAGTGAGGGAGACAATAACATACTCAGCTCGATTGAGGCTTTCAAGTGACATGTCTAACGAGGAAGTGAGTGACATTGTGGAAGGCACAATCATGGAGCTTGGTCTTCAAGACTGCGCAGACAGAGCCATTGGAAACTGGCACGCTAGGGGAGTTAGTGGCGGCGAACGGAAACGTGTCAGCATCGCTTTAGAGATCTTAACGCGCCCTCAGATCCTCTTTCTCGACGAACCCACCAGCGGTTTGGATAGTGCTTCTGCGTTTTTCGTGATTCAGACACTTAGAAACATCGCAAGAGATGGCAGAACCGTTATTTCATCGATTCATCAGCCTAGCAGTGAGGTGTTTGCACTGTTTGATGATCTTTTCTTGCTCTCGAGTGGTGAGTCTGTCTACTTTGGTGAAGCCAAGTCTGCCGTTGAG TTCTTTGCTGAATCGGGCTTTCCATGCCCCAAGAAGAGGAATCCTTCTGATCACTTCCTGCGATGTATAAACTCAGACTTTGATACAGTCACAGCTACGCTCAAAGGATCTCAAAGAATTCAGGACACACCAGCTACATCAGATCCACTTTTGAATCTAGCAACACCTGTGATCAGAGCAAGGCTTGTTGAGAACTACCGGCGTTCAAAGTATGCGAAATCCGCAAAATCTAGAATCCAAGAACTATCTAACATC GATGGGAATGAGATGGAAGTGAGAAGAGGGAGTGAAGCGAGCTGGTGGAAACAACTTAGGACATTAACAGCAAGATCATTCATAAACATGTGTCGCGATGTAGGTTACTACTGGACAAGAATAGTAAGCTACATTGTTGTTTCTATAAGCGTAGGGACCATATTCTACGACGTGGGATATAGCTACACATCAATCTTAGCCAGGGTCTCTTGTGGCGGATTCATCACCGGTTTCATGACGTTCATGTCCATTGGAGGCTTCCCTTCTTTCCTTGAAGAGATGAAG GTGTTCTATAAAGAGAGGATGAGTGGTTACTATGGAGTTTCGGTTTATATCCTCTCAAACTACATCTCGTCTTTCCCGTTCTTAGTTTCTCTCTCGGTTATCACGGGAACTATTACTTACAACTTGGTGAAGTTTCGTCCCGGGTTCTCGCATTACGCTTTCTTCTGTCTCAACATCTTCTTCTCAGTCTCTGTGATAGAGAGTCTCATGATGGTTGTGGCTTCTCTAGTTCCAAACTTTTTGATGGGTCTTGTTACTGGAGCTGGTCTCATT GGAATCATCATGATGACTTCTGGATTCTTCCGTCTGCTTCCTGATCTTCCCAAGATATTTTGGCGTTACCCGGTTTCGTATATAAGCTATGGATCTTGGGCTATCCAG GGAGGTTACAAGAATGATTTTCTCGGACTAGAGTTTGAGCCTTTATTCCCGGGTGAGCCGAAAATGACAGGAGAAGAAGTGATAAACAAGATATTTAGAGTGAAGGTGACACATTCAAAATGGTGGGACTTGGCTGCTGTTGTAGGAATCCTTGTGTGTTATAGGCTTCTCTTCTTTGTGGTCTTAAAGCTAAAGGAGAGAGCAGGACCGGCTTTAAAGGCGATTCAGGCAAAAAGAACGATGAGGAATCTTGACAGGAGACCTTCTTTCAAGAGAATGCCGTCTCTGTCTTTGTCATTGTCGTCAATGTCTTCAAGGAGACATCAGCCTTTCCGTTCACTTTCTTCTCAAGAAGGCCTCAACTCTCCAGCCCACTACTAA